Proteins co-encoded in one Phycodurus eques isolate BA_2022a chromosome 21, UOR_Pequ_1.1, whole genome shotgun sequence genomic window:
- the bdh1 gene encoding D-beta-hydroxybutyrate dehydrogenase, mitochondrial codes for MAPLPALRVWLLFSLSAFVTVSLGFGLPALLNAATGMLGVPEASVTECVVVCYLLFVLYIATPRIPRGLVEVTGKAVFITGCDSGFGLALAEHLHKLGFTVFAGCLLKDKSGEGAKVLEEFHSARMKVVQLDVCSDEQVNRAAWFVRDNLEDSERGLWALVNNAGVSTFGGVEFTSMDAYKEVSEVNLWGTIRVTKALLPLIRRAKGRVVNVSDSYGRMGNIAQSPVCVSKYGVEAFSDCLRYEMKSWGVKVSVVEPGNFAAATGILSRNVLASTANKLWAEAPPDVREDYGKARFEQITALMRSLCNSGQKDASPVLDDITDAIVSKRPYTRYNPMEPHWWIRVQLMTHLPSALSDLLYF; via the exons ATGGCGCCGCTGCCCGCGCTCCGAGTGTGGCTTCTCTTCTCCTTGTCTGCGTTCGTCACCGTGTCCCTGGGCTTCGGGCTCCCGGCCCTCCTGAACGCCGCCACGGGAATGCTGGGAGTGCCGGAGGCGAGCGTGACCGAGTGCGTGGTGGTGTGCTATTTGCTCTTCGTCCTGTACATCGCGACGCCTCGGATCCCAAGAGGACTGGTGGAG GTGACAGGAAAAGCGGTGTTCATTACGGGTTGTGACAGCGGTTTTGGTCTGGCACTAGCCGAACATCTGCACAAACTTGGGTTCACCGTCTTTGCGGGATGCCTGCTTAAG GATAAAAGTGGAGAGGGTGCCAAGGTCCTGGAAGAGTTCCACTCGGCGCGCATGAAGGTGGTCCAGCTCGACGTGTGCAGCGACGAGCAGGTGAACCGTGCCGCCTGGTTCGTCCGAGACAACCTGGAGGACTCGGAGAGAG GTCTGTGGGCGCTGGTCAACAACGCCGGCGTGTCTACGTTCGGAGGAGTGGAGTTCACCTCCATGGACGCCTACAAGGAAGTTTCCGAGGTCAACCTATGGGGCACCATCCGGGTCACCAAAGCGCTTCTGCCGCTCATTCGCCGGGCCAAAG GCCGCGTGGTAAATGTGTCCGACTCGTACGGCCGAATGGGAAATATCGCTCAGTCGCCCGTGTGCGTGTCCAAGTACGGTGTGGAAGCGTTCTCTGACTGCCTCCGCTACGAGATGAAGTCCTGGGGCGTCAAGGTGTCTGTCGTAGAGCCAGGGAACTTTGCCGCCGCCACGGGCATCCTGAGCCGCAACGTCTTGGCCAGCACGGCCAACAAACTGTGGGCCGAGGCACCGCCGGACGTCAGGGAAGATTATGGGAAAGCCCGCTTCGAGCAGATCACAGCGTTGATGCGTTCGCTGTGCAACAGCGGACAGAAGGACGCGAGTCCCGTGCTGGACGACATCACGGACGCCATCGTGTCCAAGCGTCCGTACACCAGGTACAACCCCATGGAACCGCACTGGTGGATCAGAGTGCAGCTGATGACGCACCTTCCTTCCGCGCTTTCTGACTTGCTCTATTTCTAA